From Chitinophagales bacterium, the proteins below share one genomic window:
- the rplI gene encoding 50S ribosomal protein L9, whose translation MEVILLQDVDKLGKENEMVKVRPGYARNYLLPSKLAVIADLGQKKMLDERMKQETRREDKLLKQISSVVDVLKNTKYTVGAKTGTSGKIFGSVTTLQLSHAIKKQSNISVDRKKIMLPEDISMLGDYKANINLHKDVNVEINFEVVAE comes from the coding sequence ATGGAAGTTATTTTGTTACAGGATGTCGATAAGCTCGGAAAAGAAAACGAGATGGTGAAAGTGCGTCCTGGTTATGCACGCAATTACCTTTTGCCTTCCAAATTGGCTGTAATTGCCGATTTGGGTCAAAAGAAAATGCTGGATGAGCGTATGAAGCAGGAAACCCGGAGAGAGGATAAGCTGCTAAAGCAGATCAGCAGCGTGGTTGACGTGCTGAAAAATACAAAGTACACGGTTGGCGCAAAAACCGGTACCAGCGGCAAGATATTCGGTAGTGTAACCACGCTTCAGCTATCTCATGCTATTAAAAAACAGTCCAACATCTCAGTAGATCGCAAAAAAATTATGCTTCCTGAAGACATAAGCATGCTTGGGGATTATAAGGCCAATATTAACCTGCATAAGGATGTAAATGTGGAAATAAATTTTGAAGTGGTGGCAGAGTAA
- the rpsF gene encoding 30S ribosomal protein S6, which translates to MLNNYETVIIFSPLLSEEDIKKGIAKYTKLVADSGAVIVEERTWGLRQMSYSIKGKSNGIYYILEYAATAPLVQKIEIEYKRDENILRFLTVKLDKFGIDYNDRRRRGLVGKDKKKEVKQEDSLIPAAGEKVA; encoded by the coding sequence ATGCTTAACAATTATGAAACGGTAATTATTTTTTCTCCTCTTCTTTCCGAAGAAGATATAAAAAAAGGAATTGCCAAGTATACCAAACTCGTTGCGGATTCAGGTGCAGTTATCGTAGAGGAAAGGACGTGGGGACTGCGTCAAATGTCCTATTCTATTAAGGGCAAGAGTAATGGCATTTACTACATACTCGAATATGCGGCAACAGCTCCCTTAGTTCAGAAAATAGAAATTGAATATAAGCGCGATGAAAACATATTGCGTTTCCTCACCGTAAAGCTTGATAAGTTTGGGATAGATTACAACGATCGCAGGCGTAGAGGTTTGGTTGGTAAGGATAAGAAAAAAGAGGTTAAACAAGAAGATTCCTTAATTCCTGCAGCAGGAGAAAAAGTGGCTTAA
- a CDS encoding PIG-L family deacetylase produces MSRKFFLIWLLPIYCFLLKSNFCFAISGDTTLRVLVVIAHPDDESSASCTIYKITHQLHSVVDLAVITNGEAGYKYSTLAEDYYGLKLTDPEVGREYLPRIRKEELMNAGKIIGINNYFFFDQKDDKYGLNPKSPLDTFWNTSWVKQHLHDIIITARYDYIFCLLPESGTHGGHKAATILTLQAVKELPVSQRPIILGISGRSKGDTALMKYSDFDELQEYPITKINHSAPVFSFDRTQKFGYKDALDYRIIYNWEIAEHKSQGTMQTFMNKGDYEDFYYFDLNASGGIQKTKMLFERLKVNPYPTKVY; encoded by the coding sequence ATGAGCAGAAAATTTTTTCTGATATGGTTACTACCGATCTATTGCTTTTTATTAAAATCTAATTTTTGCTTTGCAATTTCGGGAGATACAACTTTAAGAGTGCTGGTAGTGATTGCACATCCTGATGATGAAAGCAGCGCCTCCTGTACCATCTACAAAATTACCCATCAGCTTCACAGTGTTGTGGATTTGGCCGTGATCACTAATGGTGAAGCCGGATATAAATATTCTACGCTTGCCGAAGATTATTATGGACTTAAGCTTACAGATCCAGAGGTAGGCAGGGAATATCTTCCCCGCATACGCAAAGAAGAGCTGATGAATGCAGGAAAAATTATCGGCATTAATAATTACTTTTTCTTCGACCAGAAAGATGATAAATATGGCTTGAATCCAAAATCACCTTTGGATACTTTCTGGAATACATCATGGGTAAAGCAACACCTGCATGATATAATAATCACAGCCAGGTACGATTATATTTTCTGCCTTCTTCCTGAAAGTGGTACACACGGTGGCCATAAAGCAGCCACCATTTTGACACTTCAAGCAGTGAAAGAATTGCCGGTTAGTCAAAGACCCATCATCCTTGGTATCAGCGGACGATCTAAAGGAGATACCGCCCTTATGAAATACAGCGACTTCGACGAGCTGCAGGAATATCCTATTACAAAAATAAACCACAGTGCACCTGTTTTCTCTTTTGACCGAACGCAAAAATTCGGATATAAAGACGCTCTTGATTATCGCATTATTTATAATTGGGAAATTGCCGAACACAAATCACAGGGCACCATGCAAACCTTCATGAACAAAGGAGATTATGAAGATTTTTATTATTTCGATTTAAATGCCAGCGGAGGCATTCAAAAAACAAAGATGCTCTTTGAAAGGTTAAAGGTTAATCCCTATCCCACTAAAGTTTATTGA
- a CDS encoding response regulator transcription factor, translating to MKQKIKIVIADDHQIFIEGIKALIKENDPVSMVGEARDGETLMQLLKIKKPDVVLMDLNMPRMNGIEATRQIKALYPLVRIIGLTMHDDTSNISDMMKAGASGYLLKTTGKQELIGAISRVNKGEKYLSNEVSTKLLESMFTEESEKVMPVQSRKVEFTKREMDIIRLIAQELTNVEIAAKLNNSPMTIITHRKNLLRKLGVKNTAGLVKYAVQNGLLE from the coding sequence ATGAAACAGAAAATAAAAATAGTAATAGCAGATGATCATCAAATTTTCATTGAAGGAATTAAAGCCCTGATTAAAGAGAACGATCCGGTATCTATGGTAGGTGAAGCAAGGGACGGTGAAACATTAATGCAGCTTTTAAAAATTAAAAAGCCAGATGTTGTCCTGATGGATTTGAACATGCCCCGAATGAATGGCATTGAAGCTACCCGTCAGATAAAAGCTCTTTATCCCCTGGTTCGCATTATTGGGCTTACTATGCATGACGATACCTCGAATATTTCTGATATGATGAAAGCAGGGGCATCCGGCTATTTATTAAAGACTACCGGTAAACAGGAATTGATTGGCGCTATTTCACGCGTAAATAAAGGGGAGAAATATTTAAGCAATGAGGTATCAACCAAGCTGCTTGAAAGCATGTTTACAGAAGAGTCGGAAAAAGTGATGCCTGTTCAAAGCCGGAAGGTAGAATTTACAAAACGCGAAATGGATATTATTCGCCTCATTGCACAAGAACTGACCAATGTGGAAATAGCAGCAAAGTTGAATAACAGCCCTATGACTATTATTACTCATAGGAAAAATCTATTGCGGAAGCTAGGTGTAAAAAATACTGCCGGGCTGGTTAAATATGCTGTTCAGAACGGACTATTAGAATAA
- a CDS encoding bifunctional (p)ppGpp synthetase/guanosine-3',5'-bis(diphosphate) 3'-pyrophosphohydrolase has product MDQPVTTIQESEKKIILQQYRRLLHSLKPQLQKGDRKMIRLAFEVAFDAHKDMRRKSGEPYILHPLAVAQVATSEIGLGAIGVICALLHDTVEDTEVTLEDIEREFGKTVAGIIDGLTKISVIFDVHGYIQAENIRKIMLSLSKDVRVILIKLSDRLHNMRTMGSMPRDKQIKIASETIYLYVPLAHRLGLFEIKSELEDLSMKYSEPKIYNQISEKITESQKERDLFIHEFIEPLKAALNAQAFNFRIYGRLKTVYSIWRKMREQSIPFHEVYDKFAIRIIIQSAYENEKTDCWRVYSIVTDVYRPNPDRLRDWISNPKANGYEALHTTVMGPNGNWVEVQIRTERMNEIAEKGYAAHYKYKEKQSSDTAIDEWLRKIRDLLENPNTNTLDFIDDFKLNLFAEEIYVFTPKGELKILPAKSSVLDFAFEIHSDIGIRCIGAKVNHKIVPISYQLNNGDQVEILTSKKQKPAEDWLQYAVTAKAKSKIKDVIKIERKRIIEIGRKALEQIFQEKKVAFNTHNLSKVLEYFKISATHDLFYSIGVGNFKFSDMDHFTHIGDNIELKDQSKPVNENMELAIKNKLISNASLFMFGDLTETVDYNLAGCCKPIPGDDVFGYVNKNKEVEIHRTNCTKAINAISKYGYDIVRTKWTKQHQLAFLTGLKITGIDDVGVMYKITNVISGELKVNMQSITIDTKDGIFEGTIKIFVKDTLHLNQLMDRLRELDGILSVSRYEEETIAV; this is encoded by the coding sequence ATGGATCAGCCCGTAACTACCATACAGGAAAGCGAAAAAAAAATTATTCTGCAGCAATACCGGAGGTTACTCCATTCTCTTAAGCCGCAGCTTCAAAAAGGTGACCGTAAAATGATTCGTCTTGCTTTTGAAGTTGCATTTGATGCACATAAAGATATGAGGCGAAAGTCAGGAGAGCCATATATCCTGCATCCGTTAGCAGTAGCCCAAGTGGCAACCAGTGAAATTGGCCTTGGTGCCATTGGAGTGATATGTGCTTTGCTTCATGACACTGTAGAGGATACCGAAGTAACTCTTGAAGATATTGAGCGTGAATTTGGAAAAACTGTTGCTGGAATTATTGATGGCTTGACCAAGATTTCGGTGATTTTCGATGTACACGGCTACATTCAGGCCGAGAATATCCGAAAGATCATGCTTTCGCTTTCCAAAGATGTGCGGGTTATCCTCATCAAATTATCAGACCGGTTGCATAACATGCGAACCATGGGTTCTATGCCCAGGGATAAGCAAATTAAAATTGCCTCTGAGACTATATATTTATACGTGCCTTTGGCTCACCGTCTGGGATTGTTTGAAATAAAATCGGAGTTGGAAGATTTGTCGATGAAGTATAGTGAACCGAAAATCTACAACCAGATCTCTGAGAAAATAACTGAATCGCAAAAGGAAAGAGATCTTTTTATCCATGAATTTATCGAGCCCCTGAAGGCTGCGCTTAATGCACAGGCTTTTAATTTTCGAATTTATGGACGGCTTAAAACAGTCTATTCCATCTGGCGAAAGATGCGGGAACAAAGTATTCCTTTTCATGAGGTCTATGACAAGTTTGCCATTCGGATCATCATCCAGTCAGCTTATGAGAATGAAAAAACGGATTGCTGGCGTGTATATTCGATAGTTACAGATGTATACCGCCCAAACCCCGACCGGTTACGGGATTGGATTTCAAATCCCAAAGCAAATGGCTACGAAGCGCTCCATACCACGGTAATGGGGCCGAATGGTAATTGGGTTGAAGTGCAAATAAGGACGGAGCGAATGAACGAGATTGCGGAGAAGGGATATGCGGCGCATTACAAATATAAAGAGAAACAAAGTTCGGATACCGCCATAGACGAATGGCTTCGGAAAATACGTGACCTGCTCGAAAATCCGAATACAAACACGCTTGATTTTATTGATGATTTTAAGCTGAACCTTTTTGCAGAAGAGATCTATGTATTTACTCCCAAGGGAGAATTAAAAATTCTTCCGGCTAAATCTTCGGTGCTTGATTTTGCCTTTGAAATCCATTCTGATATTGGCATCCGCTGTATTGGAGCTAAAGTCAACCATAAAATTGTACCAATCAGCTACCAGCTAAATAACGGCGACCAGGTGGAAATACTGACATCGAAAAAGCAAAAACCTGCAGAAGACTGGTTGCAGTATGCAGTAACTGCAAAGGCAAAATCAAAAATAAAAGATGTTATCAAGATTGAGCGCAAGCGGATTATAGAAATAGGCCGAAAAGCGCTGGAGCAAATTTTCCAGGAAAAGAAAGTTGCCTTTAATACGCATAACCTGAGTAAAGTGCTGGAGTATTTTAAAATTTCTGCCACACACGACCTTTTTTATAGCATAGGCGTCGGTAATTTTAAGTTCAGTGACATGGACCACTTTACCCATATCGGTGATAATATAGAGTTGAAGGATCAATCAAAACCTGTGAATGAAAATATGGAGCTGGCCATTAAAAATAAGCTGATCTCCAATGCAAGCCTTTTCATGTTTGGCGATTTAACTGAAACGGTGGACTACAACCTGGCTGGTTGCTGCAAGCCTATTCCTGGGGATGATGTATTTGGTTATGTGAATAAAAACAAAGAGGTAGAAATCCACAGAACGAATTGCACAAAGGCAATCAATGCCATATCAAAGTATGGCTACGATATTGTGCGGACAAAATGGACCAAACAGCATCAGCTTGCTTTTCTTACAGGACTGAAAATCACCGGTATAGATGATGTTGGAGTGATGTATAAAATTACTAATGTGATCAGTGGAGAATTGAAAGTGAATATGCAGTCGATAACAATTGATACTAAGGACGGAATTTTTGAAGGCACCATTAAAATCTTTGTGAAGGATACCCTTCATCTTAACCAGTTAATGGACCGGCTGAGGGAGCTTGATGGGATATTATCTGTATCAAGGTACGAGGAAGAAACCATTGCAGTATAA
- the clpX gene encoding ATP-dependent Clp protease ATP-binding subunit ClpX, producing MALKKTPEKCSFCGRKKEDTLILISGQEAFICENCVDQALGIIDEELGHRKHTGDFTSHPQFKTPQEIKTFLDQYVIGQDDAKKVLAVAVYNHYKRLNHIGKDDVEIEKSNILLVGDTGTGKTLLARTIARFLNVPFAIVDATVFTEAGYVGEDVESILTRLLQACDYNVSAAEKGIIYIDEIDKIARKSDNPSITRDVSGEGVQQGLLKLLEGTDVLVPPQGGRKHPEQKMVKVNTTQILFLCGGAFEGIDKIIARRNKAHVIGFKADDERERLDRSNLMQYVTPQDVKQFGLIPELVGRVPVVTYLEPLNKESLKRILTEPKNALVKQYRKLFEMEGVELSFEPEALDYIVDRAIEYKLGARGLRSICEAIMTEIMFSIPSQKDLKRYCLTLEFAEARITKSKLRLLKVA from the coding sequence ATGGCTCTAAAAAAAACACCCGAAAAATGTTCGTTTTGCGGACGAAAAAAAGAAGATACGCTAATCCTGATTTCTGGGCAGGAAGCATTTATCTGTGAAAACTGCGTGGACCAGGCACTCGGCATTATAGATGAAGAGCTTGGCCACAGAAAGCATACAGGGGATTTTACATCGCATCCGCAATTTAAAACACCACAGGAAATCAAGACTTTTCTGGATCAATATGTAATAGGTCAGGATGATGCAAAAAAGGTATTGGCAGTAGCCGTCTATAATCACTATAAAAGGTTAAACCATATCGGCAAAGATGATGTGGAAATTGAAAAATCAAATATCCTTTTGGTGGGTGATACCGGTACTGGAAAAACATTACTTGCGCGTACCATTGCAAGATTTTTGAATGTCCCTTTTGCTATAGTTGATGCCACTGTTTTTACGGAAGCAGGTTATGTGGGCGAAGATGTGGAAAGTATTCTAACCCGGTTGCTTCAGGCTTGTGATTATAACGTATCGGCAGCTGAAAAAGGAATAATATACATCGATGAGATAGATAAGATTGCCCGGAAAAGTGACAACCCTTCTATCACCCGCGATGTTTCGGGAGAAGGAGTACAGCAGGGGTTGTTGAAATTACTGGAAGGAACAGATGTGCTTGTTCCGCCTCAGGGTGGAAGAAAACATCCGGAGCAGAAAATGGTAAAAGTAAATACCACACAGATTCTCTTTCTGTGCGGTGGAGCATTTGAGGGTATCGATAAAATTATTGCAAGGCGTAACAAGGCGCATGTCATCGGGTTTAAAGCAGACGATGAACGCGAAAGACTTGACCGGAGTAACTTGATGCAATACGTTACTCCGCAGGATGTAAAACAATTCGGTCTTATTCCTGAGCTCGTGGGCCGTGTTCCGGTTGTAACATACCTGGAGCCATTGAATAAAGAATCATTGAAACGTATTCTTACGGAACCTAAAAATGCCCTTGTTAAACAATACAGGAAACTGTTTGAGATGGAAGGAGTGGAGCTTTCCTTTGAACCCGAAGCACTCGACTACATCGTGGATCGCGCGATTGAATATAAATTAGGTGCGCGCGGCTTGCGTTCCATCTGCGAAGCTATCATGACTGAAATAATGTTTTCAATACCCTCACAAAAAGATTTAAAAAGGTATTGTTTAACCTTAGAGTTTGCAGAAGCAAGAATTACAAAATCAAAATTGCGGTTATTGAAGGTAGCTTAA
- a CDS encoding 30S ribosomal protein S18, giving the protein MAIKSNKDIKYLTSPKVVKRAKKYCRFKKNGIKYIDYKETEFLLKFVNDQGKMLPRRLTGNSLKYQRKVSQAVKRARHLALMPYVTDLLK; this is encoded by the coding sequence ATGGCAATCAAAAGCAATAAAGATATTAAATACCTTACTTCACCCAAGGTGGTGAAGAGAGCAAAGAAATATTGCCGCTTTAAGAAAAACGGCATCAAGTATATCGATTACAAGGAAACCGAATTCCTTCTCAAATTTGTAAATGACCAGGGTAAAATGCTGCCACGGCGTCTCACCGGTAACTCCTTAAAGTACCAGCGGAAAGTCTCTCAGGCTGTTAAACGTGCCCGCCATCTTGCATTAATGCCTTATGTTACTGACCTTTTAAAGTAA
- a CDS encoding class I SAM-dependent methyltransferase: MPSSFDYIASYYDALAFLVYGNNLKNAKRAFLHFIPRKGRLLLMGGGTGNILNELLSEREELMVDFIDPSEKMVGIAEEKLKINFRNQVRFICGDHRNIPAKTEYDAVTSFFVIDCMKQKTAEEFAEAITKQLKQNGMWLFADFFQTQNYLQKGILWFMYRFFRITARIAASELPDYNRIVNSIKFKEVADKKFLGGFVQSKVYRRQRNILN, encoded by the coding sequence TTGCCTTCTTCTTTTGATTATATCGCTTCCTATTATGATGCCCTTGCCTTTTTGGTTTATGGAAATAATCTGAAAAATGCCAAACGTGCCTTCCTGCATTTTATTCCGAGAAAAGGAAGGCTGCTTCTCATGGGAGGCGGCACCGGAAATATTTTAAATGAGCTGCTATCAGAGCGGGAAGAATTAATGGTCGATTTTATTGACCCTTCTGAAAAGATGGTTGGAATTGCAGAAGAGAAATTAAAGATAAATTTCAGGAATCAGGTCCGCTTCATCTGTGGAGATCACCGGAATATTCCTGCAAAAACAGAGTACGATGCAGTCACCAGCTTCTTCGTGATCGATTGCATGAAACAGAAAACCGCGGAAGAATTTGCAGAAGCTATTACAAAGCAATTAAAGCAAAATGGGATGTGGCTCTTTGCCGATTTTTTTCAGACCCAAAATTATTTGCAGAAGGGAATACTGTGGTTTATGTACCGGTTTTTCAGGATCACTGCTAGAATTGCTGCCAGTGAACTTCCGGATTATAACAGGATTGTGAATTCCATAAAATTTAAAGAGGTTGCAGACAAGAAATTCCTCGGAGGGTTTGTTCAATCTAAAGTGTATAGAAGGCAACGGAATATTCTGAATTAG
- the clpP gene encoding ATP-dependent Clp endopeptidase proteolytic subunit ClpP gives MNDNNEFAKYAVHHRGMSSMHLEKYTSRQISNLTPYIIEERPMNVASMDVFSRLMMDRIIFMGDPINDYVASVIQAQLLFLESTDAKRDVQLYINSPGGSVYAGLGIYDTMQIVGPNIATICTGIAASMAAVLLSAGTKGSRTALKHSRVMIHQPMGGAEGQASDIEITAREIGKLKRELYDILALHTGQPYDRVLKDADRDYWMLAEEAKEYGMIDEVLVKSKKSI, from the coding sequence ATGAATGACAATAATGAATTCGCGAAATATGCGGTGCATCACCGCGGTATGAGCAGTATGCATCTTGAAAAATATACTTCGCGTCAAATCTCCAATTTAACGCCATACATCATAGAAGAACGTCCAATGAACGTTGCTTCCATGGATGTTTTTTCTCGCTTAATGATGGACCGCATCATTTTTATGGGCGACCCTATTAATGATTATGTTGCGAGCGTAATACAGGCGCAGCTGCTTTTCCTGGAGTCTACCGATGCAAAGCGCGATGTGCAACTGTATATTAACAGCCCGGGCGGTTCTGTATATGCCGGCCTTGGCATCTATGACACCATGCAAATTGTGGGTCCTAATATTGCTACTATATGTACCGGTATTGCGGCTTCCATGGCAGCGGTATTACTCAGTGCGGGAACCAAAGGCAGCCGTACTGCATTAAAACATTCACGGGTAATGATCCATCAGCCAATGGGGGGCGCAGAAGGACAGGCAAGTGATATAGAAATTACGGCAAGAGAGATTGGAAAATTGAAGCGTGAGCTGTACGATATTCTCGCTTTACACACTGGCCAGCCTTATGATAGGGTTTTAAAGGATGCTGACCGGGATTACTGGATGCTTGCGGAAGAAGCAAAAGAATATGGAATGATAGATGAAGTTCTGGTTAAAAGCAAAAAGAGCATTTAG
- a CDS encoding TonB-dependent receptor — translation MKGSVKNSRNGEAITGAIVRSADGQGTSTDALGNYKLIVNAGNYTITFSHLGYAKQQKTISLIPDQILILNADLNEDTSELNLIVISASKYNKQITDETVSMEVLKPDFIHNTNAISMDQALEKVPGVTIIDNQANIRGGSGFSYGAGSRVMVLVDDIPELTGDANDVKWEFLPIENLNQVEIIKGASSVLYGSSALNGVINIRTAYPVSKPETRINIFQGLYINPPDKNLIWWQNKQPYFNGGNFSHSRRYHQFDLVLGGNVYNESSFHEGEFTQRGRINANTRYRFKNIGLSAGINTNLMYYQSGTYFLWANDTTGALRPLGGLDTSTTTLSEGKNTRFNLDPFVTFFSPNGGHHDLRLRYFYTKNNNNTSQGAVSNWYYSQYLYQKIIFHDISFTAGAVGSYSVVTAELYGNHLASNFAIFTQVDKKIGRLNAVAGLRYETFKVDSFTGNSRPVFRAGINYQLLKGTYLRASFGQGYRFPSIAEKYISTSVGALKIFPNPGVQPEKGWSADIGLKQALKIGNWLSYLDLSGFTQRYSNLIEFKFGYYPPELTAGDYDFSFVGFKSINIGNASITGIELSVIGEGNIGNLKTNLLAGIDFISPINRTQKKLVDSIINNSTVLSNQQVDSLNETKILNYRFKTTAKFNVELSYNKFSAGAEMRYNSYMVNVDPFFEGTDPLLITLFEKPTELIPGVKEWRNRHKNGDYIIDFRLSYDIVSSVRISLISKNLLNRTYSIRPALLEAPQNFQLQVTVKI, via the coding sequence ATGAAAGGTTCAGTAAAAAACAGTCGCAATGGTGAAGCCATTACAGGAGCTATAGTGAGATCAGCGGATGGTCAGGGAACGAGTACTGATGCATTGGGTAATTATAAATTAATAGTAAACGCAGGTAATTACACTATAACATTTAGTCACCTTGGGTATGCAAAACAGCAGAAAACCATTTCTCTTATTCCCGACCAAATACTAATTCTGAATGCAGACCTTAACGAGGATACGAGTGAATTAAATTTAATAGTAATAAGTGCGAGTAAATACAATAAACAGATTACAGATGAAACCGTTTCCATGGAGGTTTTGAAACCAGATTTCATACATAATACGAATGCAATCAGCATGGACCAGGCGCTTGAAAAAGTGCCCGGGGTTACAATAATAGACAACCAAGCTAACATTCGCGGAGGAAGCGGATTTTCATATGGAGCAGGCAGTCGTGTAATGGTTCTGGTGGATGATATTCCGGAATTAACTGGTGATGCAAATGATGTGAAATGGGAGTTCCTGCCCATCGAAAATTTAAACCAGGTTGAAATTATTAAAGGTGCCTCTTCGGTACTATACGGATCTTCAGCATTAAATGGTGTAATCAACATACGTACTGCTTACCCTGTTTCGAAACCAGAAACCAGGATAAATATCTTTCAGGGTTTATATATTAATCCGCCTGATAAAAATCTGATATGGTGGCAAAATAAGCAGCCTTATTTTAATGGAGGAAATTTTTCCCACAGCCGCCGTTACCATCAATTTGATTTAGTGTTGGGAGGCAATGTATATAACGAATCAAGCTTTCATGAAGGAGAATTTACCCAGCGTGGCCGGATAAATGCAAATACACGATATCGTTTTAAAAATATAGGTCTTTCTGCAGGCATCAATACCAATTTGATGTATTACCAGTCAGGGACTTATTTTTTATGGGCAAATGATACCACCGGAGCACTGCGACCTCTCGGCGGACTCGATACGTCAACTACTACGCTTTCAGAAGGAAAAAATACGCGGTTTAACCTGGATCCTTTTGTAACTTTTTTTTCGCCAAACGGAGGCCACCATGATTTAAGGTTAAGATATTTTTATACAAAAAATAATAACAACACAAGTCAGGGAGCTGTTTCCAATTGGTATTACAGCCAGTATTTGTATCAGAAAATAATATTTCACGATATCAGTTTTACGGCCGGTGCAGTGGGCAGCTATTCTGTTGTTACTGCAGAACTATACGGTAACCATCTGGCAAGTAATTTTGCTATTTTCACGCAGGTCGATAAAAAAATAGGAAGGCTGAATGCAGTAGCAGGATTGCGCTATGAAACTTTTAAGGTCGATTCATTTACAGGCAATTCTAGGCCAGTGTTCAGAGCCGGAATCAATTATCAACTGTTGAAAGGAACGTATCTGCGTGCTTCATTCGGGCAGGGATACCGTTTTCCTTCTATCGCTGAAAAATATATAAGCACGTCTGTTGGTGCTTTAAAGATTTTTCCAAATCCTGGTGTACAGCCCGAAAAAGGATGGAGCGCTGATATTGGCCTGAAACAAGCGTTGAAAATTGGCAATTGGCTGAGTTATCTTGACCTGTCTGGTTTTACTCAACGCTACAGTAATTTAATTGAATTCAAGTTTGGATATTACCCCCCTGAATTAACGGCAGGTGATTACGATTTTTCTTTCGTAGGATTTAAATCAATAAACATCGGGAATGCTTCCATAACCGGTATTGAGCTATCTGTAATTGGTGAAGGAAATATTGGAAATTTGAAAACAAACTTATTAGCAGGTATAGATTTTATATCTCCTATAAACAGAACGCAAAAAAAACTGGTTGACAGTATTATTAATAACAGCACCGTGCTTTCAAACCAGCAGGTTGATTCATTAAATGAGACTAAAATTTTAAATTACCGTTTTAAAACAACCGCAAAATTTAACGTTGAATTGAGTTATAATAAATTTTCTGCAGGGGCTGAGATGAGGTACAATAGCTATATGGTAAACGTAGACCCATTTTTTGAAGGTACCGATCCATTATTGATAACACTTTTCGAAAAACCTACCGAATTAATACCCGGAGTAAAGGAATGGCGCAATCGCCACAAGAATGGCGATTATATAATTGATTTCAGGCTTTCATATGATATAGTCAGCAGTGTTCGAATAT